In a genomic window of Penaeus vannamei isolate JL-2024 chromosome 10, ASM4276789v1, whole genome shotgun sequence:
- the LOC113807216 gene encoding uncharacterized PE-PGRS family protein PE_PGRS20, whose amino-acid sequence MFVSATHVQRPCEVQSKALDRNLTRANTCTAKENFCTLDNWNQVQRRFTRTLNPHPIGFGVFVHLHAGHVADSRCPTCRHLPRDMAVTAGGERASCGRRSNDAISRLFYFSGNIGAEAQAAGNIASGEPVYRESTCLMDPGEHWHSGSQTYIHHGYRGLWVTGSMGTGEYGYRGVWVPGSMGTGEQGYRGAWIPGSMDTGEYGYRGSWVPGIMGTGDHGYRGSWVPGIMGTGEYGYRGVWVPGIMGTGDHGYRGSWVPGIMGTGDHGYRGSWVPGIMGTGDHGYRGVWIPGIMGTGDHGYRGARVPGIMGTGEYGYRGVWVPGSMGTGEYGYRGVWVPGSMGTGEYGYRGVWVPGIMGIGDHGYRGSCVPGSMGTGEQGYRGSWVPGNKGTGEHGYRGSWVPGNKGTGEHGYRGTRVPGSMGTGEQGYRGAWVPGNKGTGDHGYRGSWVPGIMGTGDHGYRGSWVPGIMGTGDHGYRGSWVPGIMGTLDHGYRGTRVPGSMGTGEQGYREAWVPGNKGTGDHGYRGSWVPGIMGTGDHGYRGTRVPGGMGTGDHGYRGTRVPGSMGTGEQGYRGAWVPGIMGTGEQGYRGAWVPGIMGTGEQGYRGAWVPGNKGTGDHGYRGSWVPGIMGTGDHGYRGSWVPGIMGTGDHGYRGSWVPGIMGTGEQGYRGAWVPGNKGTGDHGYRGTRVPGIMSTGDHGYRGSWVPGIMGTGEQGYRGAWVPGSMGTGEHRYTPLEPLPLN is encoded by the exons ATGTTCGTGTCCGCCACCCATGTACAGAGACC TTGCGAAGTGCAGTCAAAGGCACTCGACAGG AATTTAACACGAGCTAATACTTGTACGGCTAAAGAAAACTTCTGCACCCTTG ATAATTGGAATCAAGTACAACGGAGGTTCACGAGGACCTTGAA cCCTCACCCTATAGGCTTCGGAGTCTTTGTCCACTTACATGCTGGACACGTTGCAGATTCCCGGTGTCCAACATGTAGACATTTACCCCGAGATATGGCGGTGACAGCAGGGGGAGAGCGCGCTTCCTGTGGGAGG AGATCGAACGATGCTATTTCAcggttattttatttttctgggAACATCGGCGCAGAGGCACAGGCAGCCGGGAACATTGCCTCCGGGGAACCAGTGTACCGGGAATCAACATGCCTAATGGACCCCGGGGAGCACTGGCACTCGGgatcacagacatatatacatcatgGGTACCGGGGATTATGGGTAACGGGGAGTATGGGTACCGGGGAGTATGGGTACCGGGGAGTATGGGTACCGGGGAGTATGGGTACCGGGGAACAAGGGTACCGGGGAGCATGGATACCGGGGAGCATGGATACCGGGGAGTATGGGTACCGGGGATCATGGGTACCGGGGATCATGGGTACCGGGGATCATGGGTACCGGGGATCATGGGTACCGGGGATCATGGGTACCGGGGAGTATGGGTACCGGGGAGTATGGGTACCGGGGATCATGGGTACCGGGGATCATGGGTACCGGGGATCATGGGTACCGGGGATCATGGGTACCGGGGATCATGGGTACCGGGGATCATGGGTACCGGGGATCATGGGTACCGGGGATCATGGGTACCGGGGAGTATGGATACCGGGGATCATGGGTACCGGGGATCATGGGTACCGGGGAGCTCGGGTACCGGGGATCATGGGTACCGGGGAGTATGGGTACCGGGGAGTATGGGTACCGGGGAGTATGGGTACCGGGGAGTATGGGTACCGGGGAGTATGGGTACCGGGGAGTATGGGTACCGGGGAGTATGGGTACCGGGGAGTATGGGTACCGGGGATCATGGGTATCGGGGATCATGGGTACCGGGGATCATGTGTACCGGGGAGCATGGGTACCGGGGAACAAGGGTACCGGGGATCATGGGTACCGGGGAACAAGGGTACCGGGGAGCATGGGTACCGGGGATCATGGGTACCGGGGAACAAGGGTACCGGGGAGCATGGGTACCGGGGAACAAGGGTACCGGGGAGCATGGGTACCGGGGAACAAGGGTACCGGGGAGCATGGGTACCGGGGAACAAGGGTACCGGGGATCATGGGTACCGGGGATCATGGGTACCGGGGATCATGGGTACCGGGGATCATGGGTACCGGGGATCATGGGTACCGGGGATCATGGGTACCGGGGATCATGGGTACCGGGGATCATGGGTACCGGGGATCATGGGTACCCTGGATCATGGGTACCGGGGAACAAGGGTACCGGGGAGCATGGGTACCGGGGAACAAGGGTACCGGGAAGCATGGGTACCGGGGAACAAGGGTACCGGGGATCATGGGTACCGGGGGTCATGGGTACCGGGGATCATGGGTACCGGGGATCATGGGTACCGGGGAACAAGGGTACCGGGGGGCATGGGTACCGGGGATCATGGGTACCGGGGAACAAGGGTACCGGGGAGCATGGGTACCGGGGAACAAGGGTACCGGGGAGCATGGGTACCGGGGATCATGGGTACCGGGGAACAAGGGTACCGGGGGGCATGGGTACCGGGGATCATGGGTACCGGGGAACAAGGGTACCGGGGAGCATGGGTACCGGGGAACAAGGGTACCGGGGATCATGGGTACCGGGGATCATGGGTACCGGGGATCATGGGTACCGGGGATCATGGGTACCGGGGATCATGGGTACCGGGGATCATGGGTACCGGGGATCATGGGTACCGGGGATCATGGGTACCGGGGATCATGGGTACCGGGGAACAAGGGTACCGGGGAGCATGGGTACCGGGGAACAAGGGTACCGGGGATCATGGGTACCGGGGAACAAGGGTACCGGGGATCATGAGTACCGGGGATCATGGGTACCGGGGATCATGGGTACCGGGGATCATGGGTACCGGGGAACAAGGGTACCGGGGGGCATGGGTACCGGGGAGCATGGGTACCGGGGAACACCGGTACACTCCCTTAGAACCCTTGCCGTTAAATTAA